A genomic segment from Spinacia oleracea cultivar Varoflay chromosome 3, BTI_SOV_V1, whole genome shotgun sequence encodes:
- the LOC130470001 gene encoding uncharacterized protein, producing the protein MKSPVETRDSSLYCKLDVGHETKDCKSLRRALDGLAAKGFLESYLSSSTGGSGKKFYKKSKSPSYRRDDNDTDPEIVAVISGGLAAGGPTMRGQKDYTSRLGGKIATPHDDPLVIELKVANLKVRRMLVDTGSSSDIISTTCLNRLEHDPKTIEKIHYPIIGFGGGIIHPQGIITLPLRVGGRHQSKNLNVRFLIVKDLTAYNIILGRPTLNQAKAVVVTHLMLMKYVCDKGQVGTIHGDQQLARDCYLTTLSPEAWGKIDEARASSKRKLDEIEEKVKKETFTIATAHMEARRPEPIGGHYEIILDGARPDRTVPVGVSPDDQLGAHLVTLLREFQDIFAFVVEEMPGIDLSIAVHKLNVDESLKPVRQKKRNHGEARNKAAAEEVRKLLEAGFIRPSQYPDWVANVVLVPKPNKSWRMCVDYTDLNKACPKDSFPLPKIDRLVDSTAGHAMMSFMDAYSGFHQIPLWPEDQEKTSFVTEQGLYCYKVMWFGLKNAPATFQRLVNTVFSNQLGRNIEAYIDDMIVKSKQREEHLADLRETFETLRKYQMRLNPKKCVFGVTAGKFLGFLIDERGIEANLDKVQAVIDMTSPKSVKEVQRLTGCLAALGRFLSRAGDKCPYFFGTIKKKSKFEWTESAETALVRLKEHLHTLPRLVSPLQGETLYVHLAISEWSLSVVLLTEREGVQLPVYFVSHVLQNAELRYPPIENFALALFMASKKLRPYFLAHKLVVYTDQPLKQPLTKLDAAGRMLKWAIELNAFDISYEPRKAIKGQAFADFIAEMTRPTFEKNVVTRWTVYVDGSSTQNGCGAGIICQSPEGDKYEYAMRFNFQTSNNEAEYEALLAGIKMCKVAGAQEILALSDSQLIVSQVNGDYEARDPNMIKYMQAVRQEIEHLKSFEAKQIPKTENNQADALSKLASSASCDTSRHVFWEVKEIRSIEQELCTLVVAILDRSSTWMDPIIAYKVDGSLPDDSSLAATIQKRSSWFEWWNGVLYKKSFSRPLLRCVTPEKGKEIMDDLHQGLCSSHIGGRALAEKALRTGYYWPTLREDALAMVQKCDKCQ; encoded by the exons ATGAAGTCGCCGGTAGAAACCCGGGACAGCTCCCTTTACTGTAAGTTGGATGTGGGACATGAAACAAAAGATTGCAAGAGTCTGCGTAGAGCTCTTGATGGATTAGCCGCCAAAGGATTTCTGGAATCATATCTCAGCTCGAGCACAGGGGGAAGTGGTAAAAAGTTCTACAAGAAAAGTAAGTCACCGTCATATCGACGTGATGACAATGACACTGATCCAGAAATTGTAGCTGTTATCTCAGGGGGCCTAGCCGCTGGGGGCCCAACAATGAGAGGTCAAAAGGACTATACAAGCCGGTTGGG GGGCAAGATAGCCACTCCTCATGACGACCCCTTGGTTATTGAGCTGAAGGTAGCAAACCTCAAAGTAAGGCGTATGCTAGTAGACACGGGGAGTTCGTCAGACATTATCAGCACAACTTGTCTAAATCGTCTTGAGCATGATCCTAAGACAATTGAAAAGATACATTATCCGATCATTGGATTCGGAGGCGGCATAATTCATCCCCAAGGGATAATCACTCTGCCCCTACGAGTAGGAGGTCGGCATCAAAGTAAGAACTTAAACGTCCGATTTCTAATTGTGAAAGACCTCACCGCTTACAATATCATATTGGGCCGCCCAACTTTGAATCAGGCCAAAGCAGTGGTCGTCACTCATCTTATGCTCATGAAATATGTCTGTGATAAAGGCCAGGTCGGCACTATTCATGGTGATCAACAGCTAGCAAGAGATTGTTATCTCACTACGCTAAGTCCCGAGGCTTGGGGGAAAATTGACGAAGCGAGAGCAAGCTCAAAAAGAAAGCTAGACGAGATAGAGGAGAAAGTCAAGAAAGAAACCTTTACCATTGCCACGGCTCACATGGAGGCAAGGAGACCTGAGCCGATTGGTGGACATTATGAAATCATTCTTGATGGAGCGCGTCCAGATAGGACGGTGCCAGTAGGAGTCTCTCCGGACGATCAGCTTGGGGCACATTTGGTCACTCTCCTGAGAGAGTTCCAGGACATCTTTGCTTTTGTTGTGGAGGAGATGCCGGGCATTGATCTAAGTATAGCCGTCCACAAACTCAACGTAGATGAGTCCTTAAAACCTGTTCGTCAAAAGAAGAGAAATCATGGGGAAGCAAGAAACAAAGCCGCGGCTGAAGAAGTTCGGAAGTTGTTAGAGGCTGGGTTCATTCGGCCAAGTCAATATCCGGATTGGGTAGCAAATGTAGTGTTGGTTCCAAAGCCTAATAAGTCAtggagaatgtgtgtggactacacgGATTTAAACAAGGCCTGTCCAAAAGACAGCTTCCCTCTGCCCAAAATAGATCGGTTGGTAGACTCGACAGCCGGTCATGCTATGATGTccttcatggacgcctattcAGGTTTTCATCAGATTCCCTTGTGGCCAGAagaccaggaaaaaacgtcatttgttactgagcaAGGCTTGTACTGCTATAAAGTGATGTGGTTTGGCTTAAAGAATGCGCCGGCCACATTTCAGCGTCTAGTCAACACTGTCTTCTCTAATCAGTTGGGACGAAACATCGAAGCctacattgatgatatgatagtaAAAAGCAAGCAACGTGAAGAACACCTGGCTGACTTGAGAGAAACTTTTGAGACGCTCCGAAAATATCAGATGAGGTTAAATCCAAAGAAGTGTGTTTTTGGAGTAACGGCTGGGAAGTTCTTGGGTTTCCTTATTgatgaaaggggaattgaggCCAACCTTGATAAAGTACAAGCAGTAATAGATATGACGTCGCCAAAGTCAGTGAAAGAAGTCCAACGTCTGACTGGATGTCTAGCGGCCCTGGGACGGTTCTTATCAAGAGCAGGTGACAAGTGTCCCTATTTCTTCGGCACAATCAAGAAGAAGAGCAAATTTGAATGGACCGAATCGGCAGAAACTGCCTTAGTTCGGTTAAAGGAACATCTCCACACTTTACCCCGGCTGGTCAGTCCACTTCAAGGAGAAACTTTGTATGTACATCTGGCCATCTCCGAGTGGTCCTTGAGTGTTGTGTTGTTGACGGAAAGGGAGGGAGTGCAACTCCCCGTCTATTTTGTGAGCCACGTCCTGCAAAATGCCGAGCTGAGATATCCTCCAATTGAGAATTTTGCACTTGCGTTATTTATGGCAAGTAAAAAGCTGCGTCCTTACTTTCTGGCACACAAACTAGTGGTATACACAGACCAGCCATTGAAACAACCGCTTACTAAGCTAGACGCTGCTGGGCGAATGCTAAAATGGGCAATTGAGCTGAATGCATTTGACATCTCATATGAACCGCGAAAGGCTATCAAGGGACAAGCATTTGCCGATTTCATTgcagaaatgacgaggccaaCTTTTGAGAAGAATGTGGTGACCCGTTGGACGGTATATGTAGATGGGTCATCCACCCAGAACGGATGTGGAGCCGGCATAATATGCCAATCCCCCGAAGGAGACAAGTACGAGTACGCCATGAGGTTTAACTTCCAAACTTCAAAcaatgaggccgaatatgaagctTTGCTAGCCGGCATAAAAATGTGCAAAGTTGCCGGAGCTCAAGAGATACTTGCTCTTTCTGATTCACAGCTCATTGTAAGTCAAGTAAACGGAGACTACGAGGCAAGAGATCCCAACATGATCAAATACATGCAAGCTGTGCGTCAAGAAATAGAACATTTGAAGAGTTTCGAAGCTAAGCAGATTCCCAAAACAGAGAACAATCAGGCTGATGCCCTGTCTAAACTAGCTAGCTCAGCTTCCTGTGACACTTCGCGTCATGTGTTTTGGGAAGTGAAAGAAATACGAAGCATTGAACAAGAGTTGTGCACTCTTGTGGTAGCCATCCTTGACCGGTCATCAACTTGGATGGACCCCATCATTGCATATAAGGTAGACGGCTCACTTCCAGACGACTCAAGTCTAGCCGCCACAATTCAGAAGAGAagttcttggtttgaatggtGGAATGGAGTTTTGTATAAAAAGTCATTTTCCAGACCCCTCTTGCGGTGCGTCACTCCTGAGAAGGGGAAAGAAATTATGGACGACCTGCATCAAGGATTGTGTAGCTCCCATATTGGAGGACGAGCTTTAGCTGAAAAAGCCCTGCGAACTGGTTATTACTGGCCCACTTTGAGAGAAGACGCCCTGGCCATGGTGCAGAAGTGTGACAAGTGCCAATGA
- the LOC130470002 gene encoding uncharacterized protein: MNAPKEPKVKPPAIDGTSDPDVHLLAYRHHMYVQGTTDATWCKYFPSTLKGVPSKWFEKLPAGTINTYAELEMLFSARFMAYKEEKKTSMHLGRTQQGKDESLRSYVRRFNLESGQIPDLPDGVAFDNFFRGLKKGSFKFDLVKKSVRTMADALDEAESFIHATEICSVPNESKGTETADHLQRKDWTNHIKRPAVRMGRGPLRRRDIRQTPPKDRREDDPMTKKGLSTTPTCTQYF, from the coding sequence ATGAATGCTCCCAAGGAGCCTAAGGTGAAGCCGCCAGCTATTGATGGCACTTCTGATCCTGATGTACATCTCTTGGCCTatcggcatcacatgtatgtccaagggaCTACTGACGcaacttggtgcaaatacttcccgtcCACTCTGAAAGGAGTCCCCTCAAAATGGTTCGAGAAGTTGCCCGCTGGAACGATCAACACTTATGCAGAATTAGAGATGTTGTTTTCTGCAAGATTTATGGCTtataaagaagagaagaagacgagcatgcatctgggCCGAACACAGCAAGGGAAAGATGAATCTTTGCGAAGCTATGTCCGACGTTTCAATTTAGAGTCAGGACAGATTCCAGACCTACCCGACGGGGTGGCTTTTGATAATTTCTTTAGGGGACTTAAGAAGGGGTCCTTTAAGTTCGATTTGGTGAAGAAAAGTGTGAGAACTATGGCCGACGCTTTGGATGAGGCCGAGTCCTTTATTCATGCCACCGAAATCTGCTCTGTCCCCAATGAATCTAAGGGAACAGAGACCGCAGACCATCTTCAGCGCAAGGACTGGACAAATCACATAAAAAGACCAGCCGTCCGAATGGGACGTGGGCCATTGAGAAGAAGGGATATCAGGCAAACCCCTCCCAAGGACAGAAGAGAGGACGATCCTATGACAAAGAAAGGTTTGAGTACAACACCGACTTGTACACAATACTTCTAG